In Felis catus isolate Fca126 chromosome E1, F.catus_Fca126_mat1.0, whole genome shotgun sequence, the following proteins share a genomic window:
- the TVP23B gene encoding Golgi apparatus membrane protein TVP23 homolog B isoform X1, which produces MTSSHPDRPQRPDLLIPSHGGGNVTGRLMVGLRWWNHIDEDGKSHWVFESRKDSAQESKTVSEAESRIFWLGLIACPVLWVIFAFSALFSFRVKWLAVVIMGVVLQGANLYGYIRCKVGSRKNLTNMATSYLGKQLLRQNTGDDQTS; this is translated from the exons ATGACCTCATCGCATCCTGATCGCCCACAAAGGCCcgacctcctaataccatcacatgggGGTGGG aatgtCACAGGTAGACTCATGGTTGGTCTGCGTTGGTGGAATCACATAGACGAAGATGGAAAAAGCCATTGGGTGTTTGAGTCCAGGAAG GATTCTGCTCAAGAGAGTAAAACTGTTTCCGAGGCTGAATCGAGAATCTTTTGGTTAGGACTTATTGCCTGTCCGGTGCTGTGGGTGATCTTTGCCTTCAGTGCGCTGTTCTCCTTCAGAGTGAAGTGGCTG gCGGTGGTTATCATGGGTGTGGTGCTACAAGGTGCCAACCTGTACGGCTACATCAGGTGCAAAGTGGGCAGCAGGAAGAATTTAACCAACATGGCCACATCGTATCTCGGAAAGCAGCTGTTAAGACAG AACACTGGAGATGATCAGACTTCCTGA
- the TVP23B gene encoding Golgi apparatus membrane protein TVP23 homolog B isoform X2: protein MDPLSQSHEVNVTGRLMVGLRWWNHIDEDGKSHWVFESRKDSAQESKTVSEAESRIFWLGLIACPVLWVIFAFSALFSFRVKWLAVVIMGVVLQGANLYGYIRCKVGSRKNLTNMATSYLGKQLLRQNTGDDQTS, encoded by the exons ATGGACCCCCTTTCACAGTCTCATGAAGTT aatgtCACAGGTAGACTCATGGTTGGTCTGCGTTGGTGGAATCACATAGACGAAGATGGAAAAAGCCATTGGGTGTTTGAGTCCAGGAAG GATTCTGCTCAAGAGAGTAAAACTGTTTCCGAGGCTGAATCGAGAATCTTTTGGTTAGGACTTATTGCCTGTCCGGTGCTGTGGGTGATCTTTGCCTTCAGTGCGCTGTTCTCCTTCAGAGTGAAGTGGCTG gCGGTGGTTATCATGGGTGTGGTGCTACAAGGTGCCAACCTGTACGGCTACATCAGGTGCAAAGTGGGCAGCAGGAAGAATTTAACCAACATGGCCACATCGTATCTCGGAAAGCAGCTGTTAAGACAG AACACTGGAGATGATCAGACTTCCTGA